From Bacillota bacterium, the proteins below share one genomic window:
- a CDS encoding dihydrodipicolinate synthase family protein, which produces MNSTVKEKLSGVFTPMVTPFKNDEILYEGIVKNVKRMNETGLRGYFVLGTNGEFRSLSVEERLSVLKTVIDNAADDKVIMAGTSAESTKETIDITLEAAKLGASMVSLLMPHFFRKHLTDDALVDYIIRVADASPVPVLLYNNPSVAADVLISPEVVRIVAEHPNVVGMKDSSKGNFKSYIQAARGKEFYVLAGSAGFFLDLLLEGGVGGVLSLANVFPEECVKLYNAFKEGKLDEAKRLNERIVELNKRVSGFGGVAAVKSAMELAGYVGGDPRHPLRPLTPEQKRTLEANIRELGFI; this is translated from the coding sequence ATGAACAGCACGGTTAAGGAGAAGCTATCTGGCGTTTTCACCCCGATGGTCACCCCCTTCAAGAATGATGAGATCCTGTATGAGGGGATAGTTAAGAACGTCAAGAGAATGAACGAGACCGGCCTCAGGGGGTATTTTGTCCTGGGGACCAACGGCGAGTTCAGATCCCTTTCGGTCGAGGAAAGGCTGTCTGTCCTGAAGACAGTGATCGACAACGCCGCTGACGATAAAGTGATCATGGCGGGAACGAGCGCCGAGAGCACAAAAGAGACGATCGACATCACCCTGGAGGCGGCCAAACTCGGTGCCTCTATGGTCAGCTTGCTGATGCCTCATTTCTTCCGGAAACATCTTACCGATGACGCACTGGTGGACTACATAATCAGGGTCGCGGACGCGTCTCCCGTCCCGGTTCTGCTATACAACAACCCGTCAGTGGCCGCTGATGTCTTGATAAGCCCTGAGGTGGTCCGGATAGTGGCCGAACACCCCAACGTAGTGGGGATGAAGGACAGCTCCAAAGGGAATTTCAAGAGCTACATCCAGGCGGCGAGGGGGAAGGAGTTCTACGTCTTGGCCGGATCAGCCGGGTTCTTCCTGGATTTGCTGCTTGAGGGCGGCGTAGGCGGGGTCCTTTCCCTGGCCAATGTTTTCCCCGAGGAGTGCGTCAAGCTGTATAACGCTTTCAAGGAAGGGAAACTCGACGAGGCCAAGAGGCTCAACGAGAGAATCGTCGAGTTGAACAAGAGGGTATCCGGCTTCGGCGGCGTCGCCGCAGTCAAGAGCGCTATGGAGCTGGCTGGTTATGTCGGTGGAGACCCCAGGCACCCGTTGAGGCCGTTGACGCCGGAACAGAAACGCACCTTGGAAGCAAACATCAGAGAGCTTGGGTTCATCTAG
- a CDS encoding creatininase family protein, translated as MPRKETWNIYEKGYDEVAEYLKHNDVIMIPMGSTEKHGAHCPLGTDSLTTMGVVERAARIAKTCYTPLIPVGYSPHHMGEVNQGTGTLTFSGDTYRRVVYDLAMSMIYHGFNKIVFVSHHGSNSKVIDDVLRRIRYETGCFICWYKTPTERTYSLIADIVDGPPEETPGWHAGEIETSTAWAADEGTVDMSKAKPDRAHAPRWMGSAFSKRDGSGFVTFMGAENIWVPMEHHEYSDTATIGNPLRASKEKGEKYFEIAGQALAKFLEEVKKFNIVVPLEKRLFTNRA; from the coding sequence ATGCCGCGCAAGGAGACCTGGAACATCTACGAAAAGGGCTACGACGAGGTAGCTGAATACTTGAAGCACAATGACGTCATCATGATTCCCATGGGGTCGACCGAAAAACACGGCGCCCATTGCCCGCTGGGAACGGACAGCCTGACGACGATGGGAGTCGTGGAGAGAGCCGCTCGGATAGCGAAGACGTGCTACACCCCGCTGATCCCGGTCGGTTATTCCCCCCACCATATGGGCGAGGTCAATCAGGGAACGGGAACGCTCACTTTCTCAGGAGACACCTACCGGCGCGTCGTCTACGACCTGGCCATGAGCATGATCTATCATGGTTTCAACAAGATAGTGTTCGTGAGCCATCATGGTAGCAACTCGAAGGTTATCGATGACGTGCTGAGGAGGATTAGATACGAGACAGGGTGCTTCATATGCTGGTACAAGACCCCAACCGAGAGAACGTACTCCCTCATAGCGGACATCGTTGACGGACCGCCGGAGGAAACGCCGGGTTGGCATGCCGGGGAAATCGAGACTAGTACCGCCTGGGCGGCAGACGAAGGCACCGTCGACATGAGCAAGGCGAAGCCGGATCGAGCCCATGCCCCGCGGTGGATGGGCAGTGCCTTCAGCAAGCGTGACGGGTCGGGCTTCGTAACTTTCATGGGGGCGGAAAACATCTGGGTTCCAATGGAGCACCACGAGTATTCGGACACGGCCACCATTGGAAATCCGTTAAGAGCCAGCAAAGAGAAAGGCGAGAAATACTTTGAGATCGCCGGGCAAGCTCTGGCCAAGTTCTTGGAAGAGGTTAAGAAGTTCAACATCGTTGTCCCGCTTGAGAAGAGGCTGTTCACCAATAGAGCCTAA
- a CDS encoding SDR family oxidoreductase — protein MGRLQDRVALVTGSAQGMGYAIARCLLREGAKVMINDINQEGIDRAVEELGKDFPGRVVGKKADVTKKPEVQAMIEELCRKWGTIDILVNNAGGALHTPYKLEEIEEKHWDLVLNVNLKGTFFTCQCAIPIMAKAGKGAIVNMAALAGHWRASLAGVQYTAAKAGVEGLTRQLAYDWGPVGIRVNAVAPTVTLTGERVKSLWDDKPEEERDRIVSQIPLRRLSTPEEIGNAVVFLASDEASYITGITLDVCGGRYLR, from the coding sequence ATGGGAAGACTGCAGGATCGAGTGGCGCTGGTCACGGGCTCTGCACAGGGGATGGGGTATGCCATTGCCCGCTGCCTATTAAGAGAGGGCGCCAAGGTCATGATCAACGACATCAACCAAGAGGGTATTGATCGCGCTGTGGAGGAGCTCGGCAAGGACTTCCCCGGCCGGGTTGTGGGGAAAAAGGCGGATGTAACCAAGAAGCCAGAGGTCCAGGCAATGATCGAAGAGCTCTGCCGTAAGTGGGGCACGATCGATATCCTGGTCAATAACGCGGGCGGCGCCCTGCACACCCCATACAAACTCGAGGAGATCGAAGAGAAGCACTGGGACCTCGTGCTAAACGTGAACCTGAAGGGGACATTCTTTACCTGCCAGTGTGCGATCCCCATCATGGCGAAAGCGGGCAAAGGCGCCATCGTGAATATGGCGGCGCTGGCTGGTCACTGGCGAGCATCGTTAGCCGGTGTTCAGTACACGGCTGCTAAGGCAGGCGTGGAAGGGCTGACTCGTCAACTTGCGTATGACTGGGGCCCAGTGGGCATCAGGGTAAACGCGGTTGCTCCCACGGTGACGCTCACCGGTGAACGGGTCAAGTCGCTTTGGGACGACAAGCCTGAAGAGGAGAGAGACAGAATCGTCTCGCAGATACCGCTGAGGCGATTGAGTACTCCTGAAGAGATCGGTAATGCCGTAGTATTCCTGGCGTCAGACGAGGCTAGCTACATTACAGGCATTACCCTGGACGTATGCGGTGGGCGCTATCTGAGGTAA